GAAATCACAGACTGGAACCTGGGTGTTGGCGATGGAAATAAAACAGTCAGGGTGAAGGTTCGTGATATTGCCGGCAATAATTCTTCCTGCCAAAGTGTCTCGATAAATTTAGATACGACACCACCTGATATTCTTGGTCTTACTAACTCGGTGACACCAGTGCCAAGTAAAACATGGAACTGGTCTTGTTCAGAGGAACCTTGCACTTACGAGTTCCTCGTCGATACAGTGCCAACGACGGATCTTTCCAATGGTTTCTTTAATAGTAATAAAACTTATACCATTGCTGAAAGTGAAGTAGATGCGATCTACTACTTGCATATTCGCGCTAAAGATTCTGCAGGAAACATTTCTGGCGTTTATCATTATAAAGCGGTGGTGGGAAACTTTCCGGATGCGCCAACGTCAATTAGCCTTGTAACGCCGGCTTCGAATGTTTCCAATGTCACAACTCCGTCAGTTTTAGTGGGGGGAGTATCTGCTACTAATACTATTACTTTGCACGGCCTAGAAGACTGTTCTGATGCAGCTATCGTTACAGGAACAGTTCCTGGTGGGCAAAGCCAACTTATTCTTAATCCAACTCTTACAGTAGACCAAGTTTATCGCTTCTATGCGAAAGCTTACAATGGAAGTAATTATTCTGGATGTTCTCTGGTGAGTTTAAATTATACTCTTGATCGGGTGGCGCCGACGGCGGTGACATCATTAGTAGATGGCGCCTTTTCTTTACGCAACTATTCACCCATAATCACGTGGTCTGCAAGTACAGATTCATTAAGTGGTGTTAGTAATTACGAAATTCAGTTAGAGAGTATATCTCCTCTCACTGTGGTCACAAGCTGGCTTAGTATAGGAAACGTTGATGAATACGCCTTTACTGGCCTTTCACTAACTGCCGGTAACTCCTATCGAGTTCGCGTTCGTACGAAAGATCTGGCTGGAAATATTTCAACTGAAACCGTGTCGGATGGGTGGTCGATAAATGCAGATAACACGCTAGCTGGCCCTCTATGTTTCACAAGTGGCAATACATTAGGGAAAGTCAATTCAGCCATAGTTGAGGGGAACACCATTTATGTTGGGGGCCAGTTTTCTAAAGTTGGGAAATGTCATGGCGGTTTGATTCGGACCACTGACACCGGAACCTTTGAAGAGGGTTACAATCTTGCCGGTACGGTCTCTGGAATTATACCTGATGGCCAAGGCGGATATTTTGTATACGGTTTATTTTCGTTGGTGCAAGGCGCATATTCGACAGATAATATTCTTCGTCTTAAAAGCGATCTTACCGTGGATGTAAGTTTTAACTTAAGTGTAAATGGTGCTATCAATGCGGCTGCAGTGTCGTCAGGAGTTCTATTTATAGGTGGTGGATTTAGTTCTGTAGGTGGTGTTTCACGCGCTAATTTTGCTAGTGTCGATATTTCATCTGTCAGTAGCCCCTCAATACTTGCAGCAGTCTCAGTTAATTCCTCGGTGAGTGGGCTTGGAATTGATAATGGATATTTGTACATATGGGGATCTTTTGGTTCGATTCAAGGAATTGCAAAAAGCCAACTGGCAAGGATAGATATAACGAATCCTGTCAGTCCCACAGTCGACTCTGCCTTTGGTGTTTCGATCGATGGTTCAATTTCCGCTCTAGCATTTGATGCAAATTCTGTATTTGTTGGGGGCAGTTTTTCTAAAGTCGACAATGTGGAAAGCAGATCTCTAACAGTGTATAATAAAGCCGCTAATACTTGGCAAAAAATTGGTACCAATTTTTATTATAATGGAAATGCATACTATTACTCTGTAACTTCCCTTCTTGTAAAAGACGCAAAACTTTATGCAACCGACGGTTATAGTTTTCTAAGGTTAAACTCCACAACTTATTCAGTGGAAGCTGTATTGAGCGGTGTGCCCAGTATCGCAGGCACAGGAAATACGGGAGTTATTGTTGCACAAGCAAACCAGTTTTCAGAAGTTAACCCTATCACGATGTCACTGACTGGAACTTTCACTTCGCTAATTTCCGGTGGGTCCGGAAAGGTTGCTTTGAAAGCAGGTAACAAATTCTTAATTGGTGGCAGCTTTGTGACTGCAGATACGGTTTCTCGTAATAACTTGGCAGCAATTAATTTTAGCGATGGTTCCTTGCTACCTTGGCAGCCTAGTGCCAGCTCTTATGTACATTCAATGGCGAAAAATGGAAACACAATTGCAGTAGGAGGAGAGTTTACCTCTGTTTCAAATATTAATAGAGGTAGGTTTGCCCTTTTAGATAAAAATTCGGGCAATGTTTTGCCTGAATCATTTTCATTTGATTCATATATTAACGGGTTGCTCTGGGATGGCGATCGAATCTTTGCTGGCGGGGCTTTCAACGGAATTAATGGTACTAGTCGTGTGCGGTTGGGCGCAATTGATATAAGTTCAGGAAGTCTTCTAAATTGGGATCCGTTTCCATCTTCAACGGTGCGACAAATTCACAAGCTTGGAACAAAATATATCGTGGCAGGCGATTTCACCACCATGCAAAGTCAATCCCGTCCCGGTATCGCCATGTTCGATGTCAATGACTTGTCGCTTTTAACCACAAATATAACAACATCACTTTCATCTAGAATCTCTACTGATAATGGGAAAGTGGTGATTACCGGTGCTGCTGTAGCTGGATCCTCTCGATTGCTGTCTTTATTTGATGCTGATATGAACCTGATCTGGAATACGACAACATCATTTACATCATCATATTATTCTAAGCCAGTTATAGGGGAAGGTGTTGTTGCCGTAAGTATGAACGCCAGCACTAGCCGATCCATTGAAAGCACTGTCATCAAAGCGTATTCAGTATTTCTTGCGAATGCGAACACTAGTACGTTCAACCTCCTTCCCTGGAATCCAGTCCTAGGTTATGACTCTGAGCCTTTAGTTGTCACCACCGACGCAGTTTTAGTCGGAGGATCCTTTAGAAAAGCCAACCGAGTGCCTCGCTCTGGCTTCGCAATCCTTCCTCGCACGGGCGACGGCACGCCGACAAAATAAAAAAGGCCCTGATTTCTCAGAGCCTGTCGTCAAAAACAATTTTTTTAATTTTTAGCTTAGTGTCGGTGAGCTAGGAGTGATTCCCGCATTCGCTGATACAGCAGCTAAGCTTGAAGAACCTTTGTGATAAATAGTTCTTGTTGGGTACGCTAGCTCCACATTCATCGTTGCAGCGACCGTAAGGATTTCTAAGAAGATCGCTTGTTGGATATCTAGCTCTTCTTTACCGGTTGCTACCGTTAAATGGAACTGCACCAAAACATCTAACGATGAAGCATTAAAGTTATTAAAGTTCACAGTCACTGTTTCAGGATTCACTTTTGGATGCTGGCTGATCATGTATCTGATGTGATCAATGAATTGTTCCATCAACTGTGGTGGAGTTTCATAGGTCACACCCAAAACCTGGCGAATACGGCGGGCAGGGCGCAGTCCCATGTTGTCGATGGTTTCTTTTGCCATCATCGCATTTGGAATTGTGATAACAGAATTATAGAAAGTACGAACGCGAGTAGATCTAAAACCGATCTCTTCAACGGTTCCTTCCATATCTTTGATCTTTACCCAGTCGCCGACTTTAAATGGATTATCAGATAAGATCGTGATTGAACCAAAAAGATTGGCAGCCGTGTCTTGCGCGGCTAAGGCCAAAGCTAAACCGCCCAGTCCAAGACCGGCAAGTAACGACATCACGTTTAAGCCGAAGCTTTGTAAAACAAGTAAGATACCTAAAACAACAATCAGAACTTTTAAGCTCTTAGAAGCAAATGGGACCAGCTGATCATCATAGGTACTTGCAGTTTTCGCAGCGATTTGTTTAAAGACTTGGGTAATACCATCCACTGCGAAATATAATAAGATGATGACGTTAACAGCTAAAAAGCCTTGCAGCGCGCGTGAAGTATAAACCTCAAACTTCCCCTTAAGTTCAATCGCATCGCCAACCACAAACAGCAATAAGATAACGATGATCCACG
This is a stretch of genomic DNA from Bdellovibrio reynosensis. It encodes these proteins:
- a CDS encoding phage tail protein, producing MPSDGVQLWAPQISGSVATAFYVDGSCHRQTQDVQFSLDQGASWLSANDSSLVSQFFLDCKTDKKFSFVLDLSSKSSVSALQIRSLVGASVSAVIEKNIALDTVLPTATLALDGGVTTLHSRDAILSATGDLDLFKVYLTDQAGCSGGGAWHQLQNMKLDWTFQGNGAQTIYYKFIDFARNESVCQSLNVTIDSSLLAPTALSIAFPLQLESNEVTPSVKIEGLDPGDLVFVYTSSDCSDSTLASSGFSAGTSLILNATILGADGDYQFFAKRRNSFGADSACSTASASYRLDRIAPAAVNPSINAGALITNNQLVSVQLATSEPPHEYYMTANADCTTGGTWAAFQAEITDWNLGVGDGNKTVRVKVRDIAGNNSSCQSVSINLDTTPPDILGLTNSVTPVPSKTWNWSCSEEPCTYEFLVDTVPTTDLSNGFFNSNKTYTIAESEVDAIYYLHIRAKDSAGNISGVYHYKAVVGNFPDAPTSISLVTPASNVSNVTTPSVLVGGVSATNTITLHGLEDCSDAAIVTGTVPGGQSQLILNPTLTVDQVYRFYAKAYNGSNYSGCSLVSLNYTLDRVAPTAVTSLVDGAFSLRNYSPIITWSASTDSLSGVSNYEIQLESISPLTVVTSWLSIGNVDEYAFTGLSLTAGNSYRVRVRTKDLAGNISTETVSDGWSINADNTLAGPLCFTSGNTLGKVNSAIVEGNTIYVGGQFSKVGKCHGGLIRTTDTGTFEEGYNLAGTVSGIIPDGQGGYFVYGLFSLVQGAYSTDNILRLKSDLTVDVSFNLSVNGAINAAAVSSGVLFIGGGFSSVGGVSRANFASVDISSVSSPSILAAVSVNSSVSGLGIDNGYLYIWGSFGSIQGIAKSQLARIDITNPVSPTVDSAFGVSIDGSISALAFDANSVFVGGSFSKVDNVESRSLTVYNKAANTWQKIGTNFYYNGNAYYYSVTSLLVKDAKLYATDGYSFLRLNSTTYSVEAVLSGVPSIAGTGNTGVIVAQANQFSEVNPITMSLTGTFTSLISGGSGKVALKAGNKFLIGGSFVTADTVSRNNLAAINFSDGSLLPWQPSASSYVHSMAKNGNTIAVGGEFTSVSNINRGRFALLDKNSGNVLPESFSFDSYINGLLWDGDRIFAGGAFNGINGTSRVRLGAIDISSGSLLNWDPFPSSTVRQIHKLGTKYIVAGDFTTMQSQSRPGIAMFDVNDLSLLTTNITTSLSSRISTDNGKVVITGAAVAGSSRLLSLFDADMNLIWNTTTSFTSSYYSKPVIGEGVVAVSMNASTSRSIESTVIKAYSVFLANANTSTFNLLPWNPVLGYDSEPLVVTTDAVLVGGSFRKANRVPRSGFAILPRTGDGTPTK
- a CDS encoding mechanosensitive ion channel family protein; protein product: MEKFLFEHSNWFTKEVADVLKAQVLVMPNWKWGALFIAIIAALILRPIIQFVIRKFKEHNPFTRKYPTSFTAHFMQQPIERPLAWIIVILLLFVVGDAIELKGKFEVYTSRALQGFLAVNVIILLYFAVDGITQVFKQIAAKTASTYDDQLVPFASKSLKVLIVVLGILLVLQSFGLNVMSLLAGLGLGGLALALAAQDTAANLFGSITILSDNPFKVGDWVKIKDMEGTVEEIGFRSTRVRTFYNSVITIPNAMMAKETIDNMGLRPARRIRQVLGVTYETPPQLMEQFIDHIRYMISQHPKVNPETVTVNFNNFNASSLDVLVQFHLTVATGKEELDIQQAIFLEILTVAATMNVELAYPTRTIYHKGSSSLAAVSANAGITPSSPTLS